In one Pseudomonas sp. SCA2728.1_7 genomic region, the following are encoded:
- a CDS encoding alpha/beta fold hydrolase has protein sequence MTEPLILQPVKPADACVIWLHGLGADRYDFLPVAEALQESLLSTRFVLPQAPTLAVTINGGYAMPSWYDIKAMSPARAIDREQLEASADRIIQLIENERASGIDASRIFLAGFSQGGAVVLHTAFVKWQGPLGGVLALSTYAPTFSDEMELSASQQRIPAICLHGQFDGVVQNSMGRSAYEHLVKHGVTVTWQEYPMEHEVLPEEIRDIGVWLSERLR, from the coding sequence ATGACCGAGCCCTTGATTCTTCAGCCTGTTAAGCCCGCAGACGCCTGCGTGATCTGGCTGCACGGCCTCGGCGCCGACCGCTACGACTTCCTGCCGGTCGCCGAGGCGTTGCAGGAAAGCCTGCTGAGCACGCGCTTCGTCCTGCCGCAGGCGCCCACACTTGCAGTGACGATAAATGGCGGATATGCCATGCCGAGCTGGTACGACATCAAAGCCATGAGCCCGGCGCGGGCGATTGACCGTGAGCAGTTGGAAGCGTCGGCGGATCGCATCATTCAATTGATCGAAAACGAGCGCGCCAGCGGAATAGACGCCTCGCGGATTTTCCTCGCCGGTTTTTCCCAGGGTGGCGCTGTGGTGTTGCACACCGCTTTTGTGAAATGGCAGGGGCCGTTGGGCGGTGTGCTGGCGTTGTCGACGTATGCGCCGACCTTCAGCGATGAGATGGAGCTTTCAGCCAGTCAGCAGCGGATTCCCGCGATATGCCTGCACGGCCAGTTCGATGGCGTGGTGCAGAACTCGATGGGGCGCAGTGCCTATGAGCATTTGGTGAAGCATGGTGTCACCGTGACATGGCAGGAATACCCAATGGAGCACGAAGTGTTACCCGAGGAAATTCGCGACATCGGCGTTTGGTTGAGCGAACGTCTGCGCTGA
- a CDS encoding nuclear transport factor 2 family protein, whose amino-acid sequence MSEAHAALITRFYQAFQRLDAEAMAACYTDDVVFSDPAFGELHGRDAGDMWRMLTTRAKDFSLTFDNVRADERSGGAHWVATYLFSQTGNIVINDIQARFVFRDGKICEHHDHFDLWRWSRQALGFKGLLLGWTPLVRNAVRAQALKGLKAFQAGR is encoded by the coding sequence ATGAGCGAAGCCCACGCCGCGTTGATCACCCGCTTTTACCAGGCCTTCCAGCGCCTCGACGCCGAAGCCATGGCCGCCTGCTACACCGATGACGTAGTGTTCAGCGATCCGGCCTTCGGTGAACTGCACGGGCGCGATGCTGGCGACATGTGGCGCATGCTCACCACTCGGGCCAAGGATTTCTCGCTGACCTTCGACAACGTCCGCGCCGATGAGCGCAGCGGCGGCGCACATTGGGTCGCGACCTACCTGTTCAGCCAGACCGGCAACATCGTCATCAACGATATCCAGGCCCGTTTCGTCTTCCGTGACGGCAAGATCTGCGAGCACCACGACCACTTCGACCTGTGGCGCTGGTCGCGTCAGGCCCTGGGTTTCAAAGGCCTGCTGCTCGGCTGGACACCGTTGGTGCGCAACGCCGTGCGCGCCCAGGCGCTGAAGGGACTGAAGGCATTTCAGGCCGGTCGCTGA
- a CDS encoding amino acid ABC transporter substrate-binding protein, whose protein sequence is MKMLKSTLAIVTAATVLGVSGFAQAGATLDAVQKKGFVQCGVSDGLPGFSVPDATGKILGIDADVCRAVAAAVFGDATKVKFSQLNAKERFTALQSGEIDILSRNTTMTSSRDAGMGLKFPGFITYYDGIGFLVNNKLGVKSAKELDGATICIQAGTTTELNVSDYFRGNGLKYTPITFDTSDESAKSLESGRCDVLTSDKSQLFAQRSKLASPKDYVVLPETISKEPLGPVVRNGDDEWLAIVRWVGYALLNTEEAGITSKNVEAEAKSTKNPDVARMLGADGEYGKDLKLPKDWVVQIVKQVGNYGEIFEKNLGKGTPLEIDRGLNALWNNGGIQYAPPVR, encoded by the coding sequence ATGAAGATGTTGAAATCCACCCTGGCCATCGTGACTGCAGCAACAGTACTCGGTGTCAGCGGGTTCGCTCAGGCGGGTGCAACCCTGGATGCAGTGCAGAAGAAAGGTTTCGTGCAGTGTGGCGTGAGCGACGGTCTGCCGGGCTTCTCGGTACCGGACGCGACCGGCAAGATCCTCGGGATCGACGCTGACGTCTGCCGCGCTGTGGCCGCTGCCGTATTCGGCGACGCGACCAAGGTCAAGTTCAGTCAGTTGAACGCCAAGGAGCGCTTCACCGCGCTGCAATCGGGCGAGATCGACATTCTGTCGCGCAACACCACCATGACCAGTTCGCGTGACGCGGGCATGGGCCTGAAATTCCCGGGCTTCATTACCTACTACGACGGCATCGGCTTCCTGGTGAACAACAAGCTGGGCGTGAAGAGTGCCAAAGAGCTGGACGGTGCAACCATCTGCATCCAGGCCGGTACCACCACCGAGCTGAACGTTTCCGACTACTTCCGCGGCAACGGTCTGAAATACACCCCGATCACTTTCGACACCTCCGATGAAAGCGCCAAGTCGCTGGAATCCGGTCGTTGCGACGTGCTGACCTCCGACAAGTCCCAGCTGTTCGCCCAGCGCTCCAAGCTGGCCTCGCCGAAGGACTACGTGGTTCTGCCGGAAACCATTTCCAAAGAACCGCTGGGCCCGGTCGTACGTAACGGCGACGACGAGTGGCTGGCCATCGTGCGTTGGGTTGGCTACGCGCTGCTCAACACCGAAGAAGCCGGCATCACGTCGAAGAACGTCGAAGCTGAAGCCAAGTCGACGAAGAACCCGGACGTTGCCCGTATGCTCGGCGCTGACGGCGAGTACGGCAAAGACCTGAAACTGCCGAAAGACTGGGTTGTGCAGATCGTCAAACAAGTCGGCAACTACGGCGAAATCTTCGAGAAAAACCTCGGCAAGGGTACTCCGCTGGAAATCGACCGCGGCTTGAACGCCCTGTGGAACAACGGCGGCATTCAGTACGCACCACCAGTGCGCTAA
- a CDS encoding amino acid ABC transporter permease, whose product MQNSIGAPKQRLSLSDPRVRAWLFQIITVVAVVSLGWYLFDNTQTNLQHRGITSGFGFLERSAGFGIAQHLIDYTEADSYARVFVIGLLNTLLVTVIGVVLATILGFIIGVARLSQNWIISKLATVYVEVFRNIPPLLQILFWYFAVFLTMPGPRNSHNFGDTFFVSSRGLNMPAALAADGFWAFVISIVVAIVGIVLMTRWANKRFEETGVPFHKFWVGLAILLVIPALCALIFGAPLHWEMPKLQGFNFVGGWVLIPELLALTLALTVYTAAFIAEIVRSGIKSVSHGQTEAARSLGLRNGPTLRKVIIPQALRVIIPPLTSQYLNLAKNSSLAAGIGYPEMVSLFAGTVLNQTGQAIEVIAITMSVYLAISISISLLMNWYNKRIALIER is encoded by the coding sequence ATGCAAAATTCAATCGGCGCACCAAAGCAGAGGCTCAGCCTCAGCGATCCACGAGTGCGTGCGTGGCTATTCCAGATCATCACCGTTGTGGCGGTGGTCTCGCTGGGCTGGTACCTGTTCGACAACACGCAAACCAACCTTCAGCACCGGGGCATTACCTCCGGTTTCGGCTTTCTGGAGCGCAGTGCCGGATTCGGCATCGCTCAACACCTGATCGACTACACCGAAGCGGACAGCTATGCCCGCGTCTTTGTCATCGGTCTGCTCAACACCCTGCTGGTGACTGTGATAGGCGTGGTTCTGGCGACGATCCTCGGTTTCATCATCGGTGTAGCGCGGCTGTCGCAGAACTGGATCATCAGCAAACTGGCGACGGTGTATGTGGAAGTGTTCCGCAACATTCCGCCGCTGCTGCAAATCCTGTTCTGGTACTTCGCGGTATTCCTGACCATGCCGGGGCCGCGCAACAGCCACAACTTCGGCGACACTTTCTTCGTCAGCAGCCGTGGCCTGAACATGCCGGCCGCGCTGGCGGCTGATGGTTTCTGGGCGTTCGTGATCAGCATCGTGGTGGCCATCGTCGGCATCGTGCTGATGACGCGCTGGGCCAACAAGCGCTTTGAAGAAACCGGCGTGCCGTTCCACAAGTTCTGGGTCGGCCTGGCGATTTTGCTGGTGATCCCGGCGTTGTGCGCACTGATCTTTGGAGCCCCGTTGCACTGGGAAATGCCCAAGCTGCAAGGCTTCAACTTTGTTGGTGGCTGGGTGCTGATCCCGGAACTGCTCGCTTTGACCCTGGCCCTGACCGTGTACACCGCGGCGTTCATCGCCGAGATCGTGCGTTCCGGGATCAAGTCGGTCAGCCACGGCCAGACCGAAGCGGCGCGTTCGCTCGGCCTGCGCAACGGCCCGACCCTGCGCAAGGTGATCATTCCGCAAGCCCTGCGCGTGATCATTCCGCCGCTGACCAGCCAATACCTCAACCTGGCGAAAAACTCTTCGCTGGCCGCCGGTATCGGTTATCCGGAAATGGTGTCGCTGTTCGCCGGCACGGTGCTTAACCAGACCGGTCAAGCGATCGAGGTGATTGCCATCACCATGAGCGTGTACCTGGCGATCAGTATCAGCATTTCCCTGCTGATGAACTGGTACAACAAGCGCATTGCGCTGATCGAGCGGTAA
- a CDS encoding FadR/GntR family transcriptional regulator → MSDISPLVKRSLVDQALDQLRQRINSGAWQVGERLPTEPELCAELGISRNTVREAMRVLAFSGLIEIRQGDGSYLRAVVDPMDTLKALSQCSLEQARETRHILEVEAIGLAALRRTEEDLVALREALGTSGSHYHGDLDTYIACDLVFHRRLVDAAHNPTLSELYRYFSSIVGAQLRQTLNIVPRRQEVFDLHIELLDAVEQRDPERAKALSRQLINEP, encoded by the coding sequence ATGTCAGACATTTCTCCACTCGTTAAGCGATCCCTGGTCGATCAGGCCTTGGATCAACTCCGTCAGCGCATCAACAGCGGTGCCTGGCAGGTTGGCGAGCGTTTGCCGACCGAACCCGAGCTGTGCGCCGAGCTGGGCATCAGCCGCAACACCGTGCGCGAAGCCATGCGCGTGCTGGCGTTTTCAGGGCTGATCGAGATTCGTCAGGGCGATGGCAGTTATCTGCGCGCAGTGGTCGATCCGATGGATACCCTGAAAGCGCTGTCGCAATGCTCGCTGGAACAGGCACGGGAAACCCGCCACATCCTCGAAGTCGAGGCCATCGGCCTGGCGGCGTTACGTCGTACCGAAGAAGACCTCGTCGCATTGCGTGAGGCGCTCGGCACCAGCGGCAGCCACTACCACGGCGATCTCGACACCTACATCGCCTGCGATCTGGTGTTCCACCGTCGCTTGGTCGACGCCGCGCACAACCCGACCCTCAGCGAGTTGTATCGCTATTTCTCCAGCATCGTCGGCGCGCAGTTGCGCCAGACCCTGAACATCGTCCCGCGCCGTCAGGAAGTGTTCGATCTGCACATCGAGTTGCTCGATGCGGTCGAGCAACGCGACCCGGAACGGGCCAAAGCCTTGTCGAGGCAGTTGATCAATGAACCTTGA
- a CDS encoding ornithine cyclodeaminase family protein, with translation MSSTPYVIDQHQARELLARIDVPQILRKLFRDLAAGHAVQPAQQLVEFPQGAGDFINYLGVLAEDGVYGVKTSPYIVREQGPLVTAWTLLMSMKTGQPLLLCDAGELTTARTAATTAVAVDALAPLNATRLAIIGSGKVAQAHLHYVRSLRDWQSISLYSPSLSADAQTQALLKAITPALTIADSREAALAEADVILLCTSSAGPVIDPDTLSKPALITSISTNAPRAHEVPPQSLNDMQVFCDYRLTTPGSAGEMLIASEQHGWSQDSIVGDLADLLSEKVQRPDYDRHVFFRSIGLGLEDIALANAIYLLTH, from the coding sequence ATGTCCAGTACGCCCTACGTGATCGACCAGCATCAGGCCCGCGAGTTGCTGGCGCGCATCGATGTGCCGCAGATCCTGCGCAAGCTGTTCCGCGATCTCGCTGCCGGACACGCCGTGCAGCCGGCGCAGCAACTGGTGGAATTCCCGCAGGGTGCCGGCGACTTCATCAATTATCTGGGGGTGCTGGCAGAGGACGGCGTGTACGGTGTGAAGACCTCGCCGTACATCGTTCGCGAGCAAGGCCCGTTGGTCACGGCATGGACTTTGTTGATGTCGATGAAAACCGGTCAGCCGCTGCTGCTCTGCGATGCCGGTGAGCTGACCACCGCGCGCACCGCTGCGACCACCGCCGTGGCGGTCGACGCCCTCGCGCCGCTGAATGCCACGCGACTGGCGATCATCGGCAGCGGCAAGGTTGCCCAGGCGCATTTGCACTATGTGAGATCGCTGCGTGATTGGCAGAGCATCAGCCTGTATTCGCCAAGTCTGTCCGCCGACGCGCAAACCCAGGCACTGTTGAAAGCCATCACGCCTGCGCTGACGATCGCTGACAGCCGTGAAGCCGCCCTCGCCGAGGCTGACGTGATCTTGCTCTGCACTTCGTCAGCCGGGCCGGTGATCGATCCCGACACCTTGAGCAAACCGGCCCTGATCACCTCGATCAGCACCAACGCCCCACGCGCCCACGAAGTGCCGCCGCAGAGCCTCAACGACATGCAGGTGTTCTGCGACTATCGTCTGACCACGCCGGGGTCGGCGGGTGAGATGTTGATTGCCAGTGAACAGCATGGCTGGAGCCAGGATTCGATTGTTGGTGACCTCGCCGACTTGCTCAGCGAGAAAGTCCAGCGCCCGGATTACGACCGTCACGTGTTTTTCCGTTCTATTGGCCTGGGACTGGAAGACATAGCCCTCGCCAATGCGATTTATCTCTTAACCCACTAA
- a CDS encoding type II toxin-antitoxin system MqsA family antitoxin: MKTQQCVSCGAREGMRHFQGRGETLSVKGMERRVDDLSGWECQKCGEVEWDFDTDSAERYCDAGDELVLAGRQMIGAEMKRIRRKLHLTQKETVQLLSGGGHNAFSRYERGELLPPKALVLLMRLLDRHPYMLVDIQTLAEGADLRGFTHTVHKEHETLTVS, encoded by the coding sequence ATGAAAACCCAGCAATGTGTCAGCTGCGGTGCACGTGAGGGAATGAGGCATTTCCAGGGTCGCGGAGAAACCCTGAGTGTCAAAGGCATGGAGCGCCGAGTAGACGATCTATCTGGTTGGGAGTGCCAGAAGTGCGGTGAAGTGGAATGGGATTTCGACACCGATAGTGCTGAGCGTTATTGTGATGCCGGTGACGAGCTGGTTCTCGCTGGCAGACAAATGATCGGCGCCGAGATGAAACGTATTCGACGCAAATTGCACCTGACGCAGAAAGAGACGGTGCAACTGCTCTCTGGTGGCGGGCATAACGCATTCTCTCGCTACGAACGCGGCGAGTTACTTCCACCCAAAGCATTGGTGCTGCTGATGCGTCTATTGGATCGTCATCCCTACATGCTCGTCGATATCCAGACCTTGGCTGAAGGCGCAGACCTGCGAGGTTTCACGCACACCGTACACAAGGAACACGAAACCCTCACCGTTTCCTGA
- the rhlB gene encoding ATP-dependent RNA helicase RhlB, whose protein sequence is MTVLEALKKMFGKSEAEQLAPVPSAPSHAPGHRNDAPQADRPAAVAAPKQDPQPAPAAPIAAEPARNEEPKPARPRREPKPKAPVIPWKLEDFVVEPQEGKTRFHDFKLSPELMHAIQDLGFPYCTPIQAQVLGFTLAGKDAIGRAQTGTGKTAAFLISIITQLLQTPPPKERYMGEPRALIIAPTRELVVQIAKDAADLTKYTGLNVMTFVGGMDFDKQLKHLEARHCDILVATPGRLLDFNQRGDVHLDMVEVMVLDEADRMLDMGFIPQVRQIIRQTPPKSERQTLLFSATFTEDVMNLAKQWTTDPSIVEIEVTNVASENVEQHIYAVAGADKYKLLYNLVNDNGWERVMVFANRKDEVRRIEERLVRDGVNAAQLSGDVPQHKRIKTLEGFREGKIRVLVATDVAGRGIHIDGISHVINFTLPEVPDDYVHRIGRTGRAGADGVSISFAGEDDSYQLPSIEEKLGRKISCETPPTHLLRAVERKRPQ, encoded by the coding sequence ATGACCGTGCTCGAAGCACTCAAGAAGATGTTCGGTAAAAGCGAGGCTGAGCAGCTCGCGCCAGTTCCCAGTGCGCCGTCGCACGCCCCCGGTCATCGCAACGATGCGCCCCAGGCCGACCGCCCCGCTGCCGTAGCAGCACCGAAGCAAGACCCGCAACCCGCTCCGGCCGCGCCAATCGCCGCCGAGCCTGCGCGCAATGAAGAGCCGAAACCGGCCAGACCGCGTCGCGAACCGAAGCCCAAGGCACCGGTGATTCCATGGAAACTCGAAGATTTCGTCGTCGAGCCACAGGAAGGCAAAACCCGCTTCCACGATTTCAAGCTGTCGCCAGAACTGATGCACGCCATTCAGGATCTGGGCTTTCCGTATTGCACGCCGATCCAGGCGCAGGTGCTGGGCTTCACCCTCGCCGGCAAAGACGCCATTGGCCGCGCGCAGACCGGTACTGGCAAGACTGCCGCGTTCCTGATCTCGATCATCACCCAACTGCTGCAAACGCCGCCGCCGAAAGAACGCTACATGGGCGAACCCCGTGCGCTGATCATCGCGCCGACCCGTGAGCTGGTGGTGCAGATCGCCAAGGACGCCGCCGACCTGACCAAATACACCGGCCTCAACGTCATGACGTTTGTGGGTGGCATGGACTTCGACAAGCAGCTCAAGCACCTCGAAGCGCGCCACTGCGACATTCTTGTGGCAACTCCGGGCCGTCTGCTCGACTTCAACCAGCGTGGCGACGTGCACCTGGACATGGTCGAAGTGATGGTGCTGGACGAAGCCGACCGCATGCTCGACATGGGCTTCATCCCGCAAGTGCGGCAGATCATTCGCCAGACGCCACCGAAGTCCGAGCGCCAGACTCTGCTGTTCTCCGCGACCTTCACCGAAGACGTGATGAACCTGGCCAAGCAATGGACGACCGATCCGTCCATCGTCGAAATCGAAGTCACCAACGTCGCCAGCGAAAACGTCGAGCAACACATCTATGCGGTGGCCGGTGCCGACAAGTACAAACTGCTCTACAACCTGGTCAACGATAATGGCTGGGAGCGGGTGATGGTCTTCGCCAACCGCAAGGACGAAGTGCGCCGTATCGAAGAGCGTCTGGTGCGCGACGGTGTGAATGCTGCGCAGTTGTCCGGCGACGTGCCACAGCACAAACGCATCAAGACCCTCGAAGGTTTCCGCGAAGGCAAGATTCGCGTGCTCGTCGCCACCGATGTCGCCGGTCGCGGCATTCACATCGACGGCATCAGCCACGTGATCAACTTCACTCTTCCGGAAGTCCCGGACGACTACGTGCACCGCATCGGCCGTACCGGTCGTGCTGGCGCCGATGGCGTGTCGATCAGCTTCGCCGGTGAGGACGACTCCTACCAGTTGCCGTCCATCGAAGAGAAGCTTGGTCGCAAGATCAGCTGCGAAACGCCGCCGACGCATCTGTTGCGTGCGGTTGAGCGCAAGCGTCCGCAGTAA
- a CDS encoding amino acid ABC transporter ATP-binding protein has translation MSEAIKKPVGPEGIIQMQGVNKWYGQFHVLKDINLNVKQGERIVLCGPSGSGKSTTIRCLNRLEEHQQGRIVVDGVELTNDLKQIEAIRREVGMVFQHFNLFPHLTILQNCTLAPMWVRKMPKRKAEEIAMHYLERVRIPEQAHKFPGQLSGGQQQRVAIARALCMKPKIMLFDEPTSALDPEMVKEVLDTMIGLAEDGMTMLCVTHEMGFARTVANRVIFMDKGEIVEQAAPNDFFDNPQNERTKLFLSQILH, from the coding sequence ATGAGTGAAGCAATCAAAAAGCCTGTAGGTCCTGAAGGCATTATTCAGATGCAGGGCGTCAACAAGTGGTACGGCCAGTTCCACGTGCTCAAAGACATCAACCTCAATGTCAAACAGGGCGAGCGTATCGTCCTGTGCGGCCCGTCGGGGTCGGGTAAGTCGACGACGATTCGTTGCCTCAATCGTCTGGAAGAGCACCAGCAGGGCCGCATCGTCGTCGACGGCGTGGAACTGACCAACGACCTCAAGCAGATCGAAGCGATCCGCCGCGAAGTCGGCATGGTGTTCCAGCACTTCAACCTGTTCCCGCACCTGACCATTTTGCAGAACTGCACCCTGGCGCCAATGTGGGTGCGCAAGATGCCCAAGCGCAAGGCCGAGGAAATCGCCATGCATTACCTGGAACGCGTACGCATTCCGGAGCAGGCGCATAAATTCCCGGGGCAACTGTCCGGTGGTCAGCAACAGCGTGTGGCGATCGCCCGCGCCCTGTGCATGAAGCCGAAAATCATGCTGTTCGATGAACCGACTTCAGCGCTCGATCCGGAGATGGTGAAGGAAGTACTCGACACCATGATCGGTCTGGCTGAAGACGGCATGACCATGCTCTGCGTGACCCACGAGATGGGCTTTGCCCGTACCGTGGCCAACCGTGTGATCTTCATGGACAAGGGTGAGATCGTTGAACAGGCGGCGCCGAATGACTTCTTCGATAATCCGCAGAATGAGCGGACGAAGTTGTTCTTGAGTCAGATTTTGCACTGA
- a CDS encoding amino acid ABC transporter permease codes for MSTHTFKPDMPPPNSSIGVVAWMRANMFSSWLNTLLTLFAFYLIYLVVPPILSWAIVDANWVGTTRADCTKEGACWVFIQQRFGQFMYGYYPTELRWRVDLTVWLAVIGAAPLFISRVPRKAIYGLSFLVLYPIIAFTLLHGGFGLTPVATSQWGGLMLTLVIATVGIAGALPLGIVLALGRRSNMPAIRVVCVTFIEFWRGVPLITVLFMSSVMLPLFLPEGMNFDKLLRALIGVILFQSAYVAEVVRGGLQAIPKGQYEAAAAMGLGYWRSMGLVILPQALKLVIPGIVNTFIALFKDTSLVIIIGLFDLLNSVKQAAADPKWLGMATEGYVFAALVFWIFCFGMSRYSMHLERKLDTGHKR; via the coding sequence ATGAGTACTCATACTTTCAAACCTGACATGCCCCCACCGAACAGCAGCATCGGCGTGGTGGCGTGGATGCGCGCGAACATGTTCTCCAGCTGGCTCAACACCCTGCTGACGCTGTTTGCGTTCTACCTGATTTATCTCGTGGTGCCACCGATCCTCAGCTGGGCGATTGTCGATGCCAACTGGGTCGGCACCACCCGCGCCGACTGCACCAAGGAGGGCGCCTGCTGGGTGTTCATTCAGCAGCGTTTCGGCCAGTTCATGTACGGCTACTACCCGACGGAGTTGCGCTGGCGCGTCGACCTGACCGTGTGGCTGGCGGTGATCGGCGCGGCGCCATTGTTCATCTCGCGTGTGCCGCGTAAAGCGATCTACGGGCTGAGCTTCCTGGTGCTGTACCCGATCATTGCCTTCACCCTGTTGCACGGCGGTTTCGGTCTGACTCCGGTGGCAACCAGCCAGTGGGGCGGCCTGATGCTGACCCTGGTGATCGCCACTGTCGGTATCGCGGGAGCTTTGCCACTGGGGATCGTGCTGGCGCTGGGTCGTCGTTCGAACATGCCAGCGATTCGGGTGGTCTGCGTGACCTTCATCGAGTTCTGGCGAGGCGTGCCGTTGATCACGGTGCTGTTCATGTCCTCGGTGATGCTGCCGCTGTTCCTGCCCGAAGGCATGAACTTCGACAAGCTGCTGCGGGCGCTGATCGGCGTGATCCTGTTCCAGTCGGCCTATGTGGCCGAAGTGGTGCGCGGTGGTCTGCAAGCGATCCCCAAAGGTCAGTACGAAGCGGCTGCAGCGATGGGCCTCGGATACTGGCGTTCGATGGGCCTGGTGATTTTGCCGCAAGCCCTGAAGCTGGTCATTCCCGGCATCGTCAACACCTTCATTGCGCTGTTCAAGGACACCAGTCTGGTGATCATCATCGGCCTCTTTGACCTGCTCAACAGCGTCAAACAAGCCGCTGCCGATCCGAAATGGCTGGGCATGGCCACCGAAGGCTACGTGTTCGCCGCCCTGGTGTTCTGGATTTTCTGTTTTGGTATGTCGCGCTATTCCATGCATCTGGAACGCAAGCTCGACACTGGCCACAAGCGTTAG
- a CDS encoding CynX/NimT family MFS transporter: protein MNLETEKSMSRNEISTTPKRTAELEELLIDAEADDEQVQQSHPLVRRPWLLLLGLILVALNLRPALSSMAPLLSDVSKSLGLSAAQAGLLTTLPVLCLGLFAPLAPILARRFGAERVVLGILLTLAGGIILRSNFGEIGLFAGSVLGGASIGIIGVLLPGIVKRDFAKHAGTMTGVYTMALCLGAAMAAGSSVPLSEHFGGSWAMGLGFWVIPALVAAVFWLPQVGQKHGAHNVAYRVRGLLRDPLAWQVTLYMGLQSSLAYIVFGWLPSILIGRGLTPTQAGLVLSGSVIIQLASSLAAPWLATRGKDQRLAIVVVMALTLGGLFGCLYAPIEGLWGWAILLGLGQGGTFSLALTLIVLRSRDSHVAANLSSMSQGFGYTLASMGPFAVGVVHDWTGGWNAVGWIFGIIGTGAIIAGLGAGRALYVQVQSEKI from the coding sequence ATGAACCTTGAAACCGAGAAATCCATGTCCCGCAACGAGATATCCACAACCCCCAAGCGCACGGCAGAACTTGAAGAACTGCTGATCGACGCCGAGGCCGATGACGAACAAGTGCAACAAAGCCATCCGCTGGTGCGCCGGCCGTGGTTGTTGCTGCTGGGTCTGATTCTGGTGGCGCTGAATTTGCGCCCGGCGCTGTCGAGCATGGCGCCGCTGCTCAGTGACGTGTCGAAAAGCCTCGGATTATCGGCAGCTCAGGCCGGTTTGCTGACCACGTTGCCGGTGCTCTGCCTCGGTTTGTTTGCACCCTTGGCGCCTATTCTGGCGCGACGTTTTGGCGCTGAGCGGGTGGTGCTGGGGATTCTGCTGACGCTCGCTGGCGGGATTATCCTGCGCAGCAACTTCGGTGAGATCGGCCTGTTCGCCGGCAGCGTATTGGGCGGCGCCAGCATCGGCATCATCGGTGTTCTGTTGCCGGGCATCGTCAAACGCGACTTCGCCAAACACGCCGGCACCATGACCGGCGTCTACACCATGGCGTTGTGTCTGGGCGCGGCGATGGCGGCCGGTTCCAGCGTGCCGTTGAGTGAGCATTTTGGTGGCAGCTGGGCGATGGGCCTGGGTTTCTGGGTGATTCCGGCGCTGGTTGCTGCGGTGTTCTGGCTGCCGCAAGTCGGGCAAAAGCATGGCGCGCACAACGTCGCCTATCGCGTGCGCGGTCTGCTGCGTGATCCGCTGGCCTGGCAGGTGACCTTGTACATGGGCCTGCAATCGTCGCTGGCCTACATCGTCTTCGGCTGGTTGCCGTCGATCCTGATCGGTCGTGGACTGACACCAACCCAGGCCGGTCTGGTGTTGTCCGGTTCGGTGATCATTCAACTTGCCAGTTCTCTGGCCGCGCCGTGGCTGGCGACGCGTGGCAAGGATCAGCGTCTGGCGATTGTGGTGGTGATGGCGCTGACCCTTGGCGGTCTGTTCGGCTGCCTGTACGCGCCGATCGAAGGCCTGTGGGGCTGGGCGATTCTACTGGGGCTGGGGCAGGGTGGTACGTTCAGTCTGGCGCTGACGTTGATCGTGCTGCGTTCGCGCGATTCCCATGTCGCGGCGAACCTGTCGAGCATGTCTCAGGGCTTCGGCTATACGCTGGCGTCGATGGGGCCGTTCGCCGTCGGCGTGGTGCATGACTGGACCGGCGGCTGGAATGCCGTGGGCTGGATCTTCGGCATCATTGGCACCGGCGCAATCATCGCCGGCCTCGGCGCCGGGCGTGCGCTGTACGTGCAAGTGCAAAGCGAAAAAATCTGA
- a CDS encoding type II toxin-antitoxin system MqsR family toxin: MEKNTPHYELAVIKAEVRRLGQKAFTKASVKSAEKLGFNLSEMLEIVFELQTRMLYKSMTTYDDHRIWQDVYHINSRDQEIYIKVTYRPGGSPPVISFKEKNP; encoded by the coding sequence ATGGAAAAGAACACACCCCATTATGAGCTGGCGGTGATCAAGGCTGAGGTGAGGCGGTTAGGTCAAAAAGCTTTCACCAAAGCTTCGGTCAAATCAGCTGAGAAGCTCGGCTTCAACCTCAGCGAAATGCTAGAGATCGTTTTCGAGCTACAAACCAGGATGTTGTACAAATCGATGACTACTTATGACGATCATCGAATCTGGCAAGACGTGTATCACATCAATTCACGAGATCAGGAGATTTACATCAAGGTGACCTACCGCCCCGGCGGCAGCCCACCGGTAATCTCCTTCAAGGAGAAAAACCCATGA